The Ranitomeya imitator isolate aRanImi1 chromosome 6, aRanImi1.pri, whole genome shotgun sequence genome window below encodes:
- the LOC138643477 gene encoding octapeptide-repeat protein T2-like: MADLLILDMLYPQQLLKPRDSGSQRMGESEQNEERAQRRQAEQRASRAESEQSRERAQRKSSRAESKQRGERAQWRESRAESKQRASQAESVQRVSRMKREHNGGKQSRERAEQRVSRAESEHSGNRAGRRASSVESEHSGERAELRASRERAKPRACRE, encoded by the coding sequence ATGGCCGATCTATTGATTCTTGATATGTTGTATCCACAACAATTGCTCAAACCAAGAGACAGTGGTTCTCAGCGTATGGGGGAGAGTGAGCAGAATGAAGAGAGAGCACAACGgaggcaagcagagcagagagcgaGCAGAGCAGAGAGTGAGCAGAGCAGAGAGCGAGCACAGCGGAAATCGAGCAGGGCGGAGAGCAAGCAGCGTGGAGAGCGAGCACAGTGgagagagagcagagctgagagcaagcaGAGAGCGAGCCAAGCCGAGAGCGTGCAGAGAGTGAGCAGAATGAAGAGAGAGCACAACGgaggcaagcagagcagagagcgaGCAGAGCAGAGAGTGAGCAGAGCAGAGAGTGAGCACAGCGGAAATCGAGCAGGGCGGAGAGCAAGCAGCGTGGAGAGCGAGCACAGTGgagagagagcagagctgagagcaagcaGAGAGCGAGCCAAGCCGAGAGCGTGCAGAGAGTGA